One part of the Ursus arctos isolate Adak ecotype North America unplaced genomic scaffold, UrsArc2.0 scaffold_16, whole genome shotgun sequence genome encodes these proteins:
- the LOC130543885 gene encoding ral-GDS-related protein-like codes for MTARDRAMVVEHWIKMAKACQALRNYSSLHAILSALQSVSIHRLENTWGKVSRKPLRIFQKLCSKDTAQGRNLLIKDTGCRALPWHFPHQVADVGYCSGGLSGGG; via the exons atgacagcccgggacagggccatggtggtggagcactggatcaagatggccaag gcctgtcaagccctgaggaactactcctccttacatgccatcctctcggctctgcagagtgtctccattcaccgtctcgagaacacgtgggggaaggtttccag gaagccattgaggatctttcaaaagctgtgcagcaaggacactgcacagggcaggaacctgctcatcaag gacacagggtgtcgtgcccttccttggcactttcctcaccaagTTGCTGATGTTGGATACTGCAGTGGAggtctatctggaggtgggtga